The Leptolyngbya sp. CCY15150 genome includes the window AGATACCGGTTCTCCAAAGCTGGCAAGGGCAACAAGTTCACCATTTGTCCTGATTAAAACCTAGGACTAGCGGATCAGTGAAAACACAGGTGGCTTGAACCCACAGCGCCGGTTGACTGCATCCAACCGACGGGCATCTCGTGCTAGGAGAGCGATCGCACCTATGACCAATCCACACCCAAGTCTTCCAATTCTGCTCCTAGATCGCTCTCCTAGCAATCTGCCCCACGGACGAATGTATGTCATCAGACCCTCAAGACCTAGATAGTTAGATATCGGGACGAGCACCGATCCCACCGGTTGATCACCTAGGGTGGAGTACTGGCACATCCTCTGAGCACTTTGCCAAAAGTGTTATCCTGGCAGGGGCTGAGGACTCAATCTGAGGACTCAATCTGTGGGTTCGACCACCATCAGGTGCATCAACAGCGTCGTGACAAGCTAGAATTCTGCTGGAGAGCGGTGGTCTGAATGCCGTTGAAGAGCGATCGCATAGCGCTCTTTCACACTCTTTCAACTCATCCAAATGTCCATGGGGCTGAACCATCTCCCATGAGCCAATGGGCCCACGTCTACACCATGTAGATTAGAGCCAATCCTTCGGCTGCACAGAATCTGGCACGTCATAGGCTGAAACCATTTCATTCCTATGAGCACCCAAATCAAGGGTTTCTCTCGCCCATGGTGAGCTTGCCAAGAATTTTCACAAACTACGACATCAAGCTGCTGGCTGCCGTCTTGATGGTCATTGATCACGTGGGGGATATTTTCTTTCCCCAATGTATGATCTTTCGGCAGATTGGGCGACTGAGTCTACCGCTCTTTGTCTGGCTCCTAGTCCAGGGTGAGCGCCATACCCATAATGTGGTGCTCTACGGTGCGCGGCTCTTAGTGCTAGGTGTTTTATCTCAACCCATTTATGAACTAGCCTTCAATCTCCAGCCCTATCACGATTTCAATATTTTATTTACGCTGTTCATTGGCTTAGTTTGCCTACGCTTAGCCCGCATGTTTCCACGGATCATGCTGCTCATTTGGATCGCTGGAGCCATGGTGGCCCGATTTTTGGCGGTCGATTACGGTAGCTATGGCATTGCAGTCATTGCCTTTGGCAGCCGGTTTAAACCCACAGCCCCATGGTGGCTATGCTGGCTGGGGCTTCATGCCATGATTCTCTATGCCATACCAGGCTATGGAAGCATCCAGGGGTTTGCCACGATCGCTCCCGTATTTTTTCATATGACCAACCATGAAGTCGGCGCAAAAGCACGATGGTTCTACGCATTCTATCCAGCTCATTTACTCGTGCTTTATCTCATACGCCAATGGACAAATACGCTATAGCGAAAGCCTTGGATCACCGCGAATCCCAATGCCACAATCCCAACCATGAGATCACAATCTCCATCCTCTGATATGGGACAGCTTTTATAGGACAGCTTTACATTTTGCACCAACTCCTAACGAAGACGATTTTGAGACAGTATGATTAGGAGGGATCAGCTAGGGCGATCGCACCTCCTGCCTGGTTCCCTCATGCCCCAGGGTTGCTGACTGCTGAGGCCATCCACGATTGACATTACTCACACTCACCTGAATTATCATGGCAGGGCATCAGAACCATAGAAAACTCAACGCTCCACTGCGGTCATCCAACCCAGAGGATTCAGCGCAGGCAGAGGGACGCGATTGGCGATGGACAGGGTTTCGCGACAAAACCCTGTGGAACGTTCTAGAACTTTTGATTCTGCCCCTGTCGCTGCTGATTGGGGTTTGGTACCTCAATGCCCGCGTCAGCCAGCAACAAGAGCAGGTCGCGCAGCGCCAAGTGTCTGAACAGCAGCAGATCGATCAAATGGCGATCGATCGCGCTCAGCAAGACACCCTCGATCGCTACATCGATGACATGGTGGCCTCCCTTGACGAGGGGCTGCTGACCTCCCCTGCCAATTCCCAGCAGCGGGATCTCGCTAGGGCGCGCACTTTGCTGACCTTGCGATCGCTGGATAACGCCTACAAAGCGCTGTTGCTGCAGTTTGTCTACGAAGCAGGTCTGATTTCTGAATCCAACACCGTCATTTCCCTCAGCCGGGCAGAATTGAGCGGCATTAATCTCAACGCTACGTTTCTGGCCCAGGCCAACCTACGGGAGACCTTGCTCGCCGATTCAGAATTTCTCGGTGCCAAACTCCAGGGCGCAAACCTGAGCGTTGCAGAACTATCGCGAGCCGGTCTTAGCGACTCCTTCTTGTTTGAAGCCAACCTCAGCCGAGCGACCTTGAGCAATGCCAAACTGCAGCGGGCCATCCTCGTCCGCGCCAACCTGAGCGGGGCCGATCTGGGCGGCGCAGACTTGAGCGGAGCATTCCTGGTGCGAACCAACCTCCGGGGTGCCAACCTCCGGGGCGCTAACCTGCGCAACGCCAATCTCAATGAAGCGAATTTGAACTCCGCTAATCTCGACGGCACAGACATCAGTCAAGCCTTTCTCTGCAACACCATCATGCCGGACGGCAGCGTTGAAAACCGCGACTGTCCCTAGGGATTCATCCCTCTGTCGCAAAAATCGCCGCGTCGTCTTGAAAGGCTTTGAACTCTAGAGCATTGCCGCTAGGATCCAAAAAGAACAGCGTCGCCTGTTCCCCAACCTCGCCCTGAAAGCGGATATAGGGTTCAATCACAAAGGTGATGCCATGGGCCTGAAGGCGATCGCGAAAGGATTGCCAGGTCTCCATATCCAAAATAACGCCCCAGTGGCGCACGGGCACCGATCGCCCATCCACAGCATTGGCTGACGGCGACTGGGTATCCTTGGGACTGAGGTGCGCGGTGAGCTGATGGCCAAACACATCAAAATCAATCCAGGTGTCAGATGTACGCCCCACCCGACAGCCCAAGATTTCTTCGTAAAAGTGACGGGTCTGGACAAGATCCTGCACTGGAAACGCCACATGAAAAGGTCGCAGCATACAACTGTCCTGTATCAAAATTAGGTCAACCATAGAGCTGTAGCCAGTTTGGCTAAGACATCATCGTAGATGAACGTTCCTAGGTTGAACATCTCCAAGGTTTCTGCATGTCCTCACCCATAAGACGAGGGCTACCCCTGGGCACAATAGGCCCGCCAACCACCCCACTGGGTGATCTCTCGCTGTCCTTCACAGAGAATGGGTTCGCCCAAAACCCCTAGCACCTCCTCCCCATCCCCTAGGGTCACCTTACCAATGCAAAGCCCTGGGGGTTCTTGTAGTAAAATCTGGGCCAACCCTTGCAGGGGCACCGCCCACACTTCCAGGGCGATCGCTTGTCCTCCCTCCGCAACCCGCAGCATGGCCGGGTGGCGATCGCCAATCGACCACAGCCGATAGCAGGGCTCGGTTTCCGCCTCGCGCACAAAAACGGCATCAACGGCTTGCAAATTGCCATTGAGCGCCAAACCGCGCATCAGCGTACCATTGACCGCGAGATTGATCCTATCCATTGTCGGTTTCTGATCCATGGGCAAGATGAGTTGTAGAATCGGGCAAAACGCAATGATCGGGGCAGGTCGCTACCTGAGTCGATCTCATGACCAAGCTTGGTCAGCAGGATGAGCGTCGGGTACGTCACGCCTGTAACCGTCTCTCCAGTCTGCAAGGTGAGGGGATAGGAGGGTCGGCTCATCGCCTCAGATGGGCGCGGCTGAAACCCATGGTTCTCGGTCAAGAATCACCCGATATCCAAGAATCACCCGATATCAAGGTGTATCTGAACACATTCATACCTGAACGGAGATCCTTTTTCATGACACCACTCAGTGTACGACTAGCTCGATGGATTGGCGTAGGGCTGGGCAGCCTTGGGGTCATCACCAGTGGAGCGATCGCTAGTGAACGAGTGCCCACCGCCCGCTATGCATCTGGCGAATCCGTCGATCTTGCCCTGATCATTCAAGAATGGCAGGGCAAACATCCCGATATTCCGGTCTTTGCCTGCGTTTGTGCTCAGCCGTCCTGCAACCTCACCGCTGCTTGGCCCTTTCGTCGCTTTAATGAATATCAGTTTACGGTGATGTTGGGGCCCTTTAACGCCATGAGTACGGAAAATCAGGGGTTTAACTGCCATGACACTGTGTCGGGGCGATCGCCCAGTCGGGTCTTGGCGGGCGATATCTCAGATCCAACCGAGCCAGGCATGGACATCACCCCTCCCGGCGATCCAGAAGGTCTAGCCCAGAT containing:
- a CDS encoding TraX family protein — protein: MVSLPRIFTNYDIKLLAAVLMVIDHVGDIFFPQCMIFRQIGRLSLPLFVWLLVQGERHTHNVVLYGARLLVLGVLSQPIYELAFNLQPYHDFNILFTLFIGLVCLRLARMFPRIMLLIWIAGAMVARFLAVDYGSYGIAVIAFGSRFKPTAPWWLCWLGLHAMILYAIPGYGSIQGFATIAPVFFHMTNHEVGAKARWFYAFYPAHLLVLYLIRQWTNTL
- a CDS encoding pentapeptide repeat-containing protein, encoding MAGHQNHRKLNAPLRSSNPEDSAQAEGRDWRWTGFRDKTLWNVLELLILPLSLLIGVWYLNARVSQQQEQVAQRQVSEQQQIDQMAIDRAQQDTLDRYIDDMVASLDEGLLTSPANSQQRDLARARTLLTLRSLDNAYKALLLQFVYEAGLISESNTVISLSRAELSGINLNATFLAQANLRETLLADSEFLGAKLQGANLSVAELSRAGLSDSFLFEANLSRATLSNAKLQRAILVRANLSGADLGGADLSGAFLVRTNLRGANLRGANLRNANLNEANLNSANLDGTDISQAFLCNTIMPDGSVENRDCP
- a CDS encoding VOC family protein codes for the protein MLRPFHVAFPVQDLVQTRHFYEEILGCRVGRTSDTWIDFDVFGHQLTAHLSPKDTQSPSANAVDGRSVPVRHWGVILDMETWQSFRDRLQAHGITFVIEPYIRFQGEVGEQATLFFLDPSGNALEFKAFQDDAAIFATEG
- a CDS encoding glutamyl-tRNA amidotransferase; its protein translation is MDRINLAVNGTLMRGLALNGNLQAVDAVFVREAETEPCYRLWSIGDRHPAMLRVAEGGQAIALEVWAVPLQGLAQILLQEPPGLCIGKVTLGDGEEVLGVLGEPILCEGQREITQWGGWRAYCAQG